One region of Daphnia pulicaria isolate SC F1-1A chromosome 7, SC_F0-13Bv2, whole genome shotgun sequence genomic DNA includes:
- the LOC124350057 gene encoding endocuticle structural glycoprotein SgAbd-3-like isoform X6: protein MKFIVALAFLAVALAAPQGDKKPIEIVSSNSEMNADGSYSFDFESADGTKVSESGSQKQVGPKPEDIGTVSKGSYSFTTPDGVVLTVNWVADENGFQATGDHLPTPPPMPEHVVKMLADLKAAGVL from the exons ATCGTCGCTCTCGCTTTCTTGGCCGTGGCCCTCGCCGCTCCTCAAGGAGATAAAAAGCCCATCGAAATTGTGTCATCCAACAGCGAAATGAACGCCGACGGCAGCTACTCATTCGA TTTCGAGTCTGCCGATGGCACCAAAGTGTCTGAAAGTGGCAGCCAGAAACAAGTTGGTCCCAAACCGGAGGATATCGGGACCGTGTCCAAGGGTTCCTACTCGTTCACGACTCCCGACGGCGTCGTCCTCACCGTCAATTGGGTGGCCGATGAAAACGGATTCCAGGCCACCGGCGACCACCTCCCCACTCCTCCACCCATGCCCGAGCACGTCGTCAAGATGCTCGCAGACCTCAAAGCAGCCGGAGTTCTGTAA
- the LOC124350057 gene encoding endocuticle structural glycoprotein SgAbd-3-like isoform X7, with translation MKFIVALAFLAVALAAPQGDKKPIEIVSSNSEMNADGSYSFDFESADGTKVSESGSQKQVGPKPEDIGTVSKGSYSFTTPDGVVLTVNWVADENGFQATGDHLPTPPPMPEHVVKMLADLKAAGVL, from the exons atgaaattc ATCGTCGCTCTCGCTTTCTTGGCCGTGGCCCTCGCCGCTCCTCAAGGAGATAAAAAGCCCATCGAAATTGTGTCATCCAACAGCGAAATGAACGCCGACGGCAGCTACTCATTCGA TTTCGAGTCTGCCGATGGCACCAAAGTGTCTGAAAGTGGCAGCCAGAAACAAGTTGGTCCCAAACCGGAGGATATCGGGACCGTGTCCAAGGGTTCCTACTCGTTCACGACTCCCGACGGCGTCGTCCTCACCGTCAATTGGGTGGCCGATGAAAACGGATTCCAGGCCACCGGCGACCACCTCCCCACTCCTCCACCCATGCCCGAGCACGTCGTCAAGATGCTCGCAGACCTCAAAGCAGCCGGAGTTCTGTAA